One Eubacteriales bacterium mix99 genomic window carries:
- a CDS encoding FprA family A-type flavoprotein codes for MHATKVAKDTYQLSVNMENILFEGIWEIPNGVSMNSYIIKGQKTAIVDGVCGWDGVPRHLYDLLDELDVDPRSIDYLIINHMEPDHTGWIEDFQKIRPDFKVICSKKAAGVLEHFYGHTESVTCVGDDSTLDLGGGHVLQFREIPNVHWPETMATFDTLTGTLFPCDAFGSFGTVGESNYDDMLSEEKLAFYEKEALRYYSNIVAAFSGSVQKAIEKCTPLPIKIIAPGHGIVWRKDPSRIIRDYARYASWQKGPAKEEITILWGSMYGMTEKAVHRAVKALEEENISYHIHRVPDTSWGTILTSVWTSAGIVLAMPTYEYKMFPPMAAILDEMGKKKVQNRKAFRMGSYGWSGGAQRELDEIVSKNHMNWDFLEPVEFRGNASEEELKQIENRVHELAREVRAQV; via the coding sequence ATGCATGCAACCAAAGTAGCAAAAGACACTTATCAGCTTTCAGTCAATATGGAAAACATTTTATTTGAAGGTATCTGGGAAATTCCAAACGGAGTTTCCATGAACTCATATATCATAAAAGGACAAAAGACGGCGATTGTGGACGGAGTCTGCGGATGGGACGGCGTTCCCCGGCATCTGTATGATCTGTTGGATGAACTGGATGTGGACCCCCGGTCCATTGATTACCTGATCATCAACCATATGGAGCCGGATCATACCGGATGGATTGAGGATTTTCAGAAGATCCGGCCGGATTTCAAAGTGATATGCAGCAAAAAGGCAGCAGGAGTGCTGGAGCATTTTTACGGGCATACGGAATCGGTGACCTGCGTCGGAGATGACAGTACTCTTGATCTGGGTGGCGGTCATGTTCTTCAGTTCCGGGAGATTCCCAACGTGCATTGGCCGGAAACCATGGCCACTTTTGATACCCTGACCGGTACCTTGTTTCCCTGCGACGCCTTTGGATCCTTTGGAACAGTTGGAGAATCCAATTATGATGATATGCTCAGCGAAGAGAAACTGGCATTTTATGAAAAGGAAGCTCTTCGGTATTATTCCAATATCGTTGCAGCATTTTCCGGATCGGTACAAAAGGCAATTGAAAAGTGTACACCACTTCCCATAAAGATTATTGCACCGGGTCACGGCATTGTCTGGAGGAAAGATCCATCCAGAATAATCCGGGACTATGCCCGGTATGCATCCTGGCAAAAGGGACCGGCCAAAGAGGAAATTACGATCCTCTGGGGTTCCATGTACGGCATGACGGAGAAAGCGGTTCATCGGGCTGTGAAAGCGCTGGAGGAGGAAAACATTTCTTATCATATCCACCGTGTACCAGATACATCATGGGGAACCATACTGACATCCGTCTGGACCTCTGCCGGGATTGTACTGGCCATGCCGACTTATGAATATAAGATGTTTCCGCCGATGGCAGCCATTCTGGATGAAATGGGAAAGAAAAAAGTACAGAATCGGAAAGCATTCCGCATGGGATCCTATGGCTGGTCGGGAGGAGCTCAGAGAGAGCTGGATGAAATCGTGTCAAAAAATCATATGAACTGGGACTTTCTGGAGCCTGTGGAGTTTCGGGGAAATGCATCGGAGGAGGAGCTGAAACAAATTGAAAACCGGGTCCATGAGCTTGCAAGGGAAGTCCGGGCTCAGGTTTGA
- the amrS gene encoding AmmeMemoRadiSam system radical SAM enzyme: protein MIRDALLWKTEGNRIRCCLCPHHCRIGSGEYGLCSVRINQKGKLKTINYGEVTSMAMDPVEKKPLYHFMPGKRILSVGSFGCNFTCEFCQNASIAQSRGHSEYLSPERLVAYSMIPTDNIGIAFTYNEPTVWFEYVYDTIRKLKESHPDRKAVLVTNGYMEPEALVKLLPYVDAMNIDLKSFCDEYYRKVCGGDVGSVQRTIEEACGKCHVEITVLLVTGLNDSAGEVEKTAAWLAALDRNIPLHLSRYFPANRMTRPPTEESVMIQAKRTAKKHLNYVYLGNMEDPDSSTRCPQCGRLLIERQGYRAGVRMDQPVCPGCGAPVSVVL, encoded by the coding sequence ATGATCCGGGATGCGCTGCTCTGGAAAACGGAAGGCAATCGGATCCGATGCTGTCTGTGTCCGCATCATTGCCGGATCGGAAGCGGGGAATATGGATTGTGTTCCGTTCGGATCAATCAGAAAGGCAAACTAAAAACAATAAATTATGGGGAAGTCACATCCATGGCGATGGACCCCGTTGAAAAGAAACCATTGTATCATTTTATGCCGGGAAAGCGGATCCTGTCGGTGGGGAGCTTTGGCTGCAATTTTACCTGTGAATTTTGCCAGAATGCTTCCATTGCCCAGTCCAGAGGGCACAGCGAGTACCTTTCTCCGGAACGGCTGGTGGCATACAGTATGATTCCGACAGACAATATCGGTATCGCTTTCACCTATAACGAACCGACTGTCTGGTTTGAATATGTTTACGATACGATAAGGAAGCTGAAGGAATCCCATCCGGACCGGAAAGCCGTCCTGGTGACCAATGGGTATATGGAACCGGAAGCTCTTGTGAAACTTTTGCCTTATGTGGATGCCATGAATATTGATCTGAAATCCTTCTGCGATGAGTATTACCGGAAAGTATGCGGGGGAGACGTCGGATCGGTTCAGCGAACCATAGAGGAAGCCTGTGGAAAATGTCATGTGGAAATCACCGTATTGCTGGTGACCGGGCTCAATGATTCCGCAGGGGAAGTGGAAAAGACTGCTGCCTGGCTGGCCGCTCTGGATCGGAATATTCCGCTGCATTTGTCCCGGTATTTTCCGGCTAACCGGATGACCCGCCCGCCAACGGAGGAAAGCGTCATGATCCAGGCAAAGAGGACGGCAAAAAAGCACCTGAACTATGTTTATCTTGGGAATATGGAGGATCCGGACAGCTCGACCCGCTGTCCCCAATGCGGCAGGCTGCTGATCGAAAGACAGGGATACCGGGCAGGAGTGCGGATGGACCAGCCGGTCTGCCCGGGCTGCGGTGCTCCTGTTTCCGTGGTGTTGTGA
- the amrA gene encoding AmmeMemoRadiSam system protein A gives MGKISAFYTMPHPPVIVPEVGRGEESAIKETSDALDRVAGEIKHTGPDVIIMITPHGPMFRDAVALSCEREIRGDFGRYGVPEAAFRAEIDVPLTEGIIRQADREGIPTVKITGKTAGRYDIPCELDQGVMVPMNFINKRYTDYRLVHITYGLLPKLQLYRFGMCIAKAVEESNENAVFIASGDLSHRLKEGGPYEYSPYGAKFDREIISLLREGNVPGVFHMDPVTVEEAGECGLRSYYILLGAMNEYDFTGDLLSYQGNLGVGYMVMGFVLRRGNGGKNLKRLIRQEKERLPGAGPSDSGQEDAYVRLARESLTHYVLYGKYMKIPDYATNEMRKDECGVFVSIHENGELRGCIGTIAPVTDCIAQEIIRNAVEAGTSDPRFPPVTDGELKKLDFSVDVLDKPERTNQAGLDPKRYGVIVRSGCRTGLLLPDLEGVDTPEEQIRIALRKAGIAPGSSYTLERFEVYRHSGSPS, from the coding sequence ATGGGAAAAATATCTGCATTTTACACGATGCCCCATCCACCGGTTATTGTGCCGGAGGTAGGAAGGGGAGAGGAATCAGCCATAAAGGAAACATCGGATGCATTGGACAGGGTCGCTGGGGAAATCAAACACACAGGTCCGGATGTGATTATTATGATAACACCTCACGGGCCGATGTTCCGGGATGCGGTTGCGTTATCCTGTGAAAGGGAGATTCGGGGAGACTTCGGCCGGTATGGAGTGCCGGAGGCCGCTTTTCGTGCGGAGATTGATGTACCCCTGACGGAGGGCATTATCCGCCAGGCGGATCGGGAGGGGATCCCGACTGTTAAAATAACCGGAAAGACTGCCGGACGCTACGATATCCCCTGCGAGCTGGACCAGGGAGTCATGGTCCCGATGAATTTTATCAATAAAAGATATACGGATTACCGCCTGGTTCATATCACCTACGGTCTTCTGCCAAAGCTGCAGCTCTATCGCTTTGGTATGTGCATTGCCAAAGCGGTGGAGGAAAGCAATGAAAACGCCGTCTTTATCGCCAGCGGGGATTTGTCCCACAGATTAAAAGAAGGCGGTCCGTATGAATACAGTCCGTATGGCGCAAAGTTTGACCGGGAGATTATTTCCCTTTTGCGGGAGGGAAATGTTCCGGGCGTTTTCCATATGGATCCGGTTACCGTGGAAGAAGCCGGAGAATGCGGCCTTCGCTCCTATTACATTCTGCTGGGTGCCATGAATGAATATGATTTCACCGGAGATCTTCTGTCCTATCAGGGAAATCTGGGAGTGGGGTATATGGTTATGGGCTTTGTGCTTCGCAGGGGAAATGGAGGAAAGAACCTGAAGCGGCTGATCCGGCAGGAAAAAGAGCGGTTGCCCGGTGCCGGGCCGTCCGATTCCGGACAGGAAGATGCTTATGTCCGACTTGCCCGGGAAAGTCTGACGCATTATGTTCTTTATGGAAAGTATATGAAGATACCTGATTATGCAACCAATGAAATGAGAAAAGACGAATGCGGCGTCTTTGTGTCCATTCATGAAAACGGAGAGCTGCGGGGTTGCATCGGCACCATTGCACCAGTTACGGACTGCATTGCACAGGAAATTATCCGGAATGCCGTGGAAGCCGGCACTTCGGATCCCCGGTTCCCGCCCGTAACGGACGGGGAGCTGAAAAAGCTGGACTTTTCCGTTGATGTCCTGGATAAACCGGAAAGGACCAACCAGGCCGGGCTGGACCCGAAAAGATATGGTGTGATTGTAAGAAGCGGATGTCGGACCGGGCTGCTGCTGCCGGATCTGGAAGGCGTGGACACCCCGGAGGAGCAGATCCGTATTGCACTTCGGAAGGCGGGTATTGCTCCCGGCAGCTCCTATACATTGGAGCGGTTTGAGGTATATCGGCATAGCGGGAGCCCATCATGA
- the mutY gene encoding A/G-specific adenine glycosylase — MNWYEGNARILPWRDDPSPYRVWISEIMLQQTRVEAVKPYFERFLQEVPAILDLAALPEDRLMKLWEGLGYYSRARNLKKAACMVMGQYHGRLPSDRKSLQTLPGIGPYTSGAIASIAFGAKEPAVDGNVLRVLARLSGNRGDLKDKTVRKDLNALAARLLFRQEPGNFNQAMMELGALLCIPNGRPKCGECPVQSFCEACHQDAVDQIPRKTRKAKRKMENRTVFVIRFQDRIALRKRQEQGLLSGLWEFPNRYGHLSPEEIGKVLTEWGICPETITPLPDAKHVFSHLEWHMKGYAVRVRERKETCSFVWARQEEIHHSYSVPSAFHAYLKALGKV; from the coding sequence TTGAATTGGTATGAAGGCAATGCCCGGATCCTGCCGTGGAGGGACGATCCGTCCCCTTACCGGGTATGGATTTCGGAAATTATGCTGCAGCAAACCAGAGTGGAGGCTGTCAAGCCATATTTTGAACGGTTTCTGCAGGAAGTTCCGGCAATCCTGGACCTGGCGGCTTTGCCGGAAGACCGGCTGATGAAGCTGTGGGAAGGACTGGGGTACTACAGCCGGGCAAGGAATCTGAAAAAAGCTGCCTGCATGGTAATGGGGCAATATCATGGCCGGCTGCCTTCTGACAGAAAATCCTTACAAACGCTGCCCGGCATTGGGCCGTATACTTCCGGAGCAATTGCGTCCATTGCATTCGGTGCAAAAGAGCCTGCCGTGGACGGCAACGTGCTCCGGGTTCTGGCGAGATTATCCGGGAACCGGGGGGATCTGAAGGACAAAACTGTCCGAAAGGATCTGAACGCCCTGGCAGCAAGACTTTTGTTCCGGCAAGAACCGGGAAACTTCAATCAGGCAATGATGGAGCTGGGCGCTCTTCTCTGTATTCCCAACGGAAGGCCCAAATGCGGGGAATGTCCGGTGCAGTCCTTTTGCGAGGCCTGTCATCAGGATGCTGTGGACCAGATTCCGCGGAAAACCAGAAAAGCAAAACGGAAAATGGAGAACCGCACCGTTTTTGTAATCCGCTTTCAGGACAGGATCGCTCTTCGAAAGAGGCAGGAACAGGGGTTATTGTCCGGCCTCTGGGAATTTCCCAATCGGTATGGGCATTTATCCCCGGAGGAAATCGGGAAGGTGCTGACGGAATGGGGAATCTGTCCCGAAACCATTACACCCCTGCCGGATGCGAAGCATGTCTTTTCCCATCTGGAATGGCATATGAAAGGGTATGCTGTCCGGGTAAGGGAAAGGAAGGAAACCTGCAGCTTTGTATGGGCAAGGCAGGAGGAGATCCATCATTCTTACTCCGTTCCTTCCGCCTTTCATGCCTATCTGAAAGCATTGGGAAAAGTCTGA
- a CDS encoding GNAT family protein, with translation MKKKEPVRKTGEVVLRQEVYRDDARKIAQWLESREVTQFLNEYQNVSEGILEVLERVPVPVVTHLFNQDGSFFMVDAEKQEPVGYLKLVPRWSETEMIIVIGDRHKWGRGFGAAAVFQGLRHAFFEWRADKVVAIIHTANRRSIRVFQNAGFRKEKELTGEIQFCITMSDFLKIA, from the coding sequence ATGAAGAAAAAAGAACCGGTCCGGAAAACCGGCGAAGTTGTTTTGCGGCAGGAAGTGTATCGTGACGATGCCAGGAAAATTGCACAATGGCTGGAAAGCAGGGAAGTCACACAGTTTCTGAATGAATATCAGAACGTGTCCGAGGGCATCCTGGAAGTACTGGAAAGAGTTCCGGTCCCGGTCGTAACACATCTCTTCAATCAAGATGGAAGCTTTTTTATGGTCGATGCAGAAAAGCAGGAACCAGTCGGCTACCTGAAACTGGTTCCCAGATGGAGTGAGACGGAGATGATCATTGTCATCGGTGACCGGCACAAATGGGGACGGGGCTTTGGTGCGGCTGCTGTTTTTCAGGGTCTCCGGCATGCTTTTTTTGAATGGAGGGCGGATAAAGTGGTAGCCATCATCCATACAGCAAACCGGCGGTCCATCCGTGTCTTTCAAAATGCCGGCTTCCGGAAAGAAAAAGAACTTACCGGGGAAATTCAATTCTGCATCACAATGAGTGATTTCCTGAAGATAGCCTAA
- the pepT gene encoding peptidase T encodes MKAYERLIRYAGFGTASDSNNPACPSTPEQLEFGKALVEEMKRIGIRDANMDVNGYVFGTIPSNTAEWKGTVIGFISHMDVVRDVPYQNVKPRVVRNYDGAPILLNQEKGIFLRPEEFDSLNRYKGCDLVVTDGTTLLGADDKAGIAEIMTMAETLCNHPDIRHGTIKIGFTPDEEIGRGADLFDVKRFGAHFAYTVDGGAFGEVEYETFNAASADIHITGKNIHPGTARGRMKNAMLIAMEFNALLPEGEVPEKTEKYQGFHHLTHMKGTVEESELHYILRDHDAAKLERKKEEVREAAEKLNRIHGAGTVCVTIRDEYRNMTEQIKPHRHLIETACEAVRDAGGDPVSEPVRGGTDGSRLSFMGLPCPNLGTGSHNHHGKMEYACVQDMDRCVSTLIRITEKYCDFEKN; translated from the coding sequence TTGAAGGCTTATGAAAGATTGATTCGGTATGCCGGCTTCGGGACGGCTTCCGACAGCAACAATCCGGCTTGTCCCAGTACTCCGGAACAGCTGGAGTTCGGCAAGGCCCTGGTGGAGGAAATGAAGAGGATTGGCATCCGGGATGCGAATATGGATGTAAACGGCTATGTCTTTGGTACCATTCCGTCCAATACAGCGGAATGGAAGGGGACGGTAATTGGCTTTATCTCCCATATGGATGTGGTAAGGGATGTGCCGTATCAGAATGTGAAACCCAGGGTGGTACGGAATTATGACGGTGCCCCGATTCTTTTGAATCAGGAAAAAGGCATTTTTCTCCGCCCGGAAGAGTTTGATTCCCTGAACCGGTATAAAGGCTGTGACCTGGTTGTCACCGATGGAACCACTTTGCTGGGCGCGGATGACAAGGCGGGGATAGCGGAAATCATGACGATGGCAGAAACGCTCTGCAATCATCCGGATATCCGGCATGGTACCATCAAAATCGGTTTTACGCCGGATGAAGAGATTGGCAGGGGAGCGGATTTATTTGATGTGAAACGATTCGGTGCCCATTTTGCCTATACTGTGGATGGCGGTGCCTTTGGCGAAGTGGAATATGAAACCTTTAATGCGGCATCTGCGGATATCCACATAACAGGCAAGAATATTCATCCGGGCACGGCCAGGGGAAGAATGAAAAACGCCATGCTCATTGCCATGGAATTCAATGCCCTGCTGCCGGAAGGGGAAGTTCCGGAGAAGACGGAGAAATACCAGGGCTTTCATCATCTGACTCATATGAAGGGTACGGTGGAAGAATCCGAACTGCATTATATCCTTCGTGATCACGATGCAGCCAAACTGGAGCGGAAAAAGGAAGAAGTCCGGGAAGCGGCGGAAAAGCTGAACAGGATTCATGGGGCCGGTACCGTTTGTGTTACGATCCGGGATGAATACCGGAATATGACGGAGCAGATCAAGCCACATCGTCATCTGATTGAAACGGCCTGCGAAGCAGTAAGGGACGCCGGGGGAGATCCGGTCAGTGAACCGGTTCGCGGAGGAACGGACGGTTCCAGGCTGTCCTTTATGGGTTTGCCATGTCCGAATCTGGGGACCGGCAGCCATAATCATCATGGAAAAATGGAATATGCCTGCGTGCAGGACATGGATCGCTGTGTTTCGACCTTGATCCGGATAACAGAAAAATACTGTGATTTCGAAAAGAATTAG
- a CDS encoding amino acid ABC transporter ATP-binding protein — MEKVIEVRHLSKSFGTHDVLKDIDFTINRGEVVCVIGASGSGKSTLLRCINLLEKPSGGEILYDGRNILDKRNNIYSYRAKLGMVFQQFNLFHNLNVLTNCIVAQRQVLKRSLEEARKIAMKYLKVVGMEQYIDARPMQLSGGQQQRVAIARALSMEPDVLLFDEPTSALDPEMVGEVLNVMKGLAEAGLTMLVVTHEMGFAKDVADRVVFMDQGVITEEGSPEQVLIHPQKNRTREFLKRTLQP; from the coding sequence ATGGAGAAGGTAATTGAAGTGCGGCACTTAAGCAAATCCTTTGGAACCCATGACGTGCTGAAGGACATTGACTTTACCATAAACAGGGGGGAAGTGGTATGTGTCATCGGTGCATCCGGTTCCGGAAAGTCCACCTTGCTGCGGTGTATCAATCTGCTGGAGAAGCCCAGCGGAGGAGAGATTCTTTATGATGGCAGAAACATCCTGGATAAACGAAATAATATCTATTCCTACCGCGCCAAACTGGGGATGGTGTTTCAGCAGTTTAACCTGTTTCATAATCTGAACGTGTTGACCAATTGTATTGTTGCCCAGCGGCAGGTATTGAAGCGGTCCCTGGAAGAGGCAAGGAAGATCGCCATGAAATACCTGAAGGTGGTGGGAATGGAACAGTATATTGATGCCAGACCCATGCAGCTCTCGGGGGGCCAGCAGCAGCGTGTTGCCATTGCCAGGGCATTGTCCATGGAACCGGATGTCCTGCTGTTTGACGAGCCAACTTCTGCCCTGGATCCGGAGATGGTCGGGGAAGTGCTGAACGTGATGAAAGGCCTGGCTGAGGCAGGGCTTACCATGCTGGTCGTAACGCATGAAATGGGGTTTGCAAAGGATGTGGCGGACCGCGTGGTATTCATGGATCAGGGAGTTATCACAGAAGAAGGAAGCCCGGAGCAAGTACTGATCCATCCACAAAAGAACCGGACCAGGGAGTTCCTGAAGCGGACACTCCAGCCATAG
- a CDS encoding amino acid ABC transporter permease — MGQIMKIIIEYWPMYLRGAGVTLYLSILGTIFGFMIGLLAGIIRTIPVPEGGWKRILLRAANAILSVYIEIFRGTPMIVQAMVIYYGSAQAGFEMDRMAAGILIVSINTGAYMAEIIRGGIVSIDTGQFEAAQALGMNPVQTMAKVVLPQAIRNILPAIGNEFVINIKDTSVLNVISISELYFQTSTVAGIHFSFFGPFFIACILYFIMTFTVTRILRMTEKRLDGPKNYTLANEVRKGKEVQYGEGN; from the coding sequence ATGGGACAAATTATGAAAATCATTATAGAATACTGGCCGATGTATCTCCGGGGTGCCGGTGTCACACTTTATCTGTCCATTCTGGGTACCATATTTGGATTTATGATCGGGCTGCTGGCTGGAATCATACGCACCATACCTGTCCCGGAAGGCGGATGGAAGCGCATCCTTCTGAGGGCGGCCAACGCCATTCTGTCGGTTTATATCGAAATTTTCCGTGGCACCCCCATGATTGTACAGGCTATGGTGATCTATTACGGATCAGCCCAGGCAGGATTTGAAATGGACCGGATGGCTGCCGGAATTCTGATTGTTTCCATCAATACAGGCGCCTATATGGCGGAAATTATACGGGGTGGCATTGTATCCATTGACACAGGGCAGTTTGAAGCAGCTCAGGCATTGGGAATGAATCCTGTTCAGACTATGGCCAAAGTGGTGCTGCCTCAGGCGATCCGCAATATCCTGCCGGCCATCGGAAACGAGTTTGTCATTAATATCAAGGACACCTCGGTGCTGAATGTCATTTCCATATCGGAGCTTTATTTTCAGACCAGTACCGTGGCAGGCATTCATTTCAGCTTTTTTGGGCCTTTTTTTATCGCCTGTATCCTGTATTTTATTATGACATTTACGGTGACCCGAATTCTCCGGATGACTGAGAAAAGATTGGATGGGCCGAAGAATTACACCCTGGCGAATGAGGTGCGGAAAGGAAAGGAGGTGCAGTATGGAGAAGGTAATTGA
- a CDS encoding transporter substrate-binding domain-containing protein, producing the protein MYKKISILVVLSMAALFCMPGCTEKNAGSAGTSGENAVFRVGMECDYPPFNWTQLDSSGGGVKIDGNAEYAGGYDVEIAKRIAEGLGRKLVIVKTKWEGLEPALSSGKIDAIIAGMSPTAERKKNIDFTDNYYHSDLVMVVKKGGPYENATSIQDFKGAKITAQLSTFHYSVIDQIKGAQKQTAMEKFTTMRVALESGIVDGYVSERPEGISAQSADPNLKMVEFKDGFVTSEDDTAIAAGLVKNSPLKKEIDKILENLSEEERKEIMGDAIKNQPSAE; encoded by the coding sequence ATGTATAAGAAAATATCCATTTTAGTGGTACTGTCCATGGCAGCCCTGTTCTGTATGCCGGGCTGTACGGAAAAAAATGCAGGGAGCGCCGGTACTTCGGGAGAAAATGCTGTTTTCCGGGTTGGTATGGAATGTGATTATCCTCCCTTCAACTGGACGCAGCTGGATTCGTCCGGAGGCGGCGTGAAAATTGACGGCAATGCCGAATATGCCGGAGGATATGATGTGGAGATTGCAAAAAGGATTGCAGAAGGTCTGGGCCGGAAGCTGGTAATTGTCAAAACCAAGTGGGAAGGCCTGGAGCCCGCTCTGAGTTCAGGCAAGATTGATGCCATTATTGCCGGCATGTCGCCTACGGCTGAGCGCAAGAAAAATATTGATTTCACGGACAATTATTATCACTCGGACCTGGTGATGGTGGTGAAAAAGGGAGGCCCTTATGAAAACGCAACGTCCATTCAGGATTTCAAGGGAGCAAAGATAACCGCCCAGTTGAGCACATTCCATTATTCCGTCATTGATCAAATCAAGGGGGCACAGAAGCAGACCGCCATGGAAAAATTTACAACCATGCGTGTGGCCCTGGAGTCCGGCATCGTGGACGGATATGTTTCCGAGCGTCCGGAAGGAATCAGTGCGCAATCGGCGGATCCCAACCTGAAGATGGTCGAATTCAAGGATGGGTTTGTCACATCGGAGGATGATACGGCAATCGCAGCGGGCCTTGTTAAAAACAGTCCATTGAAGAAAGAGATCGATAAGATCCTGGAGAACCTGTCCGAAGAGGAACGCAAGGAAATAATGGGTGACGCAATCAAAAATCAACCGTCTGCGGAATAA
- a CDS encoding DNA-3-methyladenine glycosylase, with the protein MEKLERKFYSSGAIEVAKNLLGKYLLHRINGQERLGKIVETEAYMGPEDKAAHSCNNRRTKRTEVMFGPPGYAYVYRIYGMYSCMNVVASERESPQAVLIRALEPVKGLEEMAEARYGKSLSDCAKKDRLDLTNGPGKLCMAMGITDRDSGENLCGNRIFLLKGDREPAFNMVTTTRIHIDYAEEAVLYPYRFYIDGNPYVSVRERKAAREASPSGPVSERRIPARKKP; encoded by the coding sequence ATGGAAAAGCTGGAGAGAAAATTTTACAGTTCTGGTGCCATAGAGGTGGCAAAAAATCTTTTGGGAAAATATCTGCTGCATCGGATCAACGGACAGGAACGCCTGGGGAAAATTGTGGAGACGGAAGCCTATATGGGGCCGGAGGACAAGGCTGCCCACTCCTGCAATAACCGGAGAACGAAGCGGACCGAAGTCATGTTTGGCCCTCCCGGCTATGCATATGTCTATCGGATATATGGCATGTACTCCTGTATGAATGTCGTTGCATCGGAAAGGGAAAGCCCTCAGGCGGTCCTGATCCGGGCACTGGAGCCGGTAAAGGGACTGGAAGAAATGGCAGAGGCACGATATGGAAAAAGTCTGTCGGATTGCGCCAAAAAGGATCGTCTTGACCTCACCAACGGTCCCGGCAAGCTTTGTATGGCAATGGGCATCACAGACCGGGACAGCGGGGAGAATCTATGCGGAAACCGGATTTTCCTCCTGAAAGGGGACCGGGAACCGGCATTCAACATGGTGACCACGACGCGTATCCATATTGATTATGCAGAGGAAGCCGTTCTTTACCCCTATCGGTTCTATATCGACGGGAATCCCTATGTCTCGGTGCGGGAGCGTAAGGCCGCCCGGGAGGCTTCTCCTTCCGGCCCGGTCTCAGAGCGCCGCATACCGGCCCGCAAGAAACCCTGA